From Mannheimia pernigra, one genomic window encodes:
- a CDS encoding hemagglutinin repeat-containing protein — MLQAVNYVKYFANFSDKSTACFGTNETLAPSGEKGDGELVQEQEGVLSFGGATTVVAEKGDITLAGTQLVSDGKVKLSAGNNVNITTAKTTQRQDEAGKSHGFGEAVISETERFSGYNRQLNSQNGHAVSHQGSMIASLKDDVEIYAGKDFHSTSGQILAKNRIALSAEKVTFDTAHNTANNHHHSSDLKFGQFTRVISPIIDLVQSVESTLKDKEASDRVKAAQVLGLAAQGYILNNTVNNALNHKDNSVLFRVETGTGLAHSRQSGENRVSESLGNQVNAQHIHIEARSGKLSAIQTDFTSKDEQGKRLANSSVTLSGREGVELLAGESTGYQRHKNQSYGTEVGTALSVGAKTGWSFYAKEGFQKGKQTSESTTYHNSHIDSETFRLNSGGDVTMKGTTAHANSIHADIDGKLHIESLQDSHHSKSTQGGLNTKVEFGFGSSWEFSGNANLSGGKSNAGGVTKQSGLFAQSGGYHITADEVELNAGAIASTNPDNSELTTNAITFSDIQNHSQHQATSGSLSGGYSQSNGVSGSAGMPMHSQGNDNSTTKAMLTEGKITLNKDSTPTQTTAKALGINTELSQAHRAVEQPKDINQVLKEQQTVSQSVGQMAGAANVYASQKAQEAAEVVKRAETELQAAEKEKNLAKIDEKRTAYLEAKAQQESWSEGGSNKRKVDAAVATLGTILGGGSAGQAAVAALSPELNAQIHELTKDSKTANLLAHAALSALEAKVSGTSATAGAIAGAAGEATAMLLAETVFNKQPNELTAEEKNLLKVAGQLAGAVAGQASGGTTADMVFGSETANRAVENNYLFRHEAEELARLSKERDQCLAQGGDCSALQARINELGALDRERNKRLDEACRNKMTAECAKELVTLSSAHSSFKGYSPRENFDHWVDAKFREVSGLHSEMQSQRMENIAKQALMEISVKEPVENAAILRQITVDALKGDETAKEQLRQIGGEIKKAVLSPIDTISENTRAELKQADELEAAGYRDEADLIRMKVYLSNELTAISALSGIAGLAHSGIRNVGKLALKEGVLSNKEVNIEWGKGIQKQGKTWEEYLQKILPEGTLDLNEIKPNFKTFDRLLPDGTAISAKTMDTVGSKTYQDPKRITYQLNRYVDDMVNFKGDGRGKEFITSRDISSREMYLAIPYSTTKQQMEAINKSIDYARSQGVKIIVKEVK; from the coding sequence CTGTTACAAGCGGTTAATTATGTTAAGTATTTTGCAAATTTTAGTGATAAATCAACCGCTTGTTTTGGCACGAATGAGACACTCGCGCCATCGGGGGAAAAAGGTGATGGAGAGCTAGTTCAAGAGCAAGAGGGTGTACTTTCCTTTGGTGGTGCAACGACAGTGGTTGCGGAAAAAGGGGATATCACTTTAGCCGGCACGCAGTTGGTTAGCGATGGTAAGGTAAAATTATCCGCAGGGAATAATGTGAACATTACGACAGCTAAAACCACACAAAGGCAAGATGAAGCAGGCAAAAGCCATGGTTTTGGCGAAGCGGTGATTTCAGAAACAGAGCGTTTTTCCGGTTATAACCGTCAGTTGAATAGTCAAAATGGTCATGCGGTTTCGCATCAAGGCAGTATGATAGCTAGCCTAAAAGATGATGTTGAAATTTATGCAGGCAAAGATTTCCACTCGACAAGCGGTCAAATTTTAGCAAAAAATCGCATAGCGTTAAGTGCGGAGAAAGTGACATTCGACACGGCACACAATACGGCGAATAACCATCATCACAGCAGTGATTTAAAATTTGGTCAGTTTACGCGGGTGATTTCACCGATTATTGACTTAGTACAGTCAGTGGAAAGCACATTGAAAGACAAAGAGGCCTCAGACCGAGTGAAGGCAGCACAAGTGCTGGGTTTAGCGGCACAGGGTTATATTTTAAACAACACCGTAAATAACGCCTTAAATCACAAAGATAACTCGGTATTATTCCGAGTAGAAACGGGGACAGGCTTAGCACACTCTCGCCAAAGTGGTGAAAACCGAGTGTCTGAAAGCTTAGGCAACCAAGTGAATGCACAGCATATCCATATTGAAGCCCGCAGTGGTAAATTAAGCGCCATCCAAACGGACTTCACTTCAAAAGACGAGCAAGGCAAACGGCTGGCAAACAGCAGTGTGACGCTATCAGGCAGGGAAGGTGTTGAGCTACTTGCCGGAGAAAGTACGGGCTATCAACGTCATAAGAACCAAAGCTATGGTACGGAAGTCGGCACGGCATTAAGTGTGGGGGCGAAAACCGGCTGGTCGTTCTATGCCAAAGAGGGTTTCCAAAAAGGTAAGCAAACCTCAGAAAGCACGACATACCACAACAGCCATATAGACAGCGAGACCTTCAGGCTAAATAGTGGTGGTGATGTGACAATGAAAGGGACAACCGCCCACGCGAATAGCATTCACGCCGATATTGACGGTAAGCTGCATATTGAGAGCTTACAAGACAGCCATCACTCGAAAAGCACTCAAGGTGGGCTAAACACCAAAGTGGAGTTTGGTTTTGGTAGCAGTTGGGAATTTAGCGGGAATGCCAACCTTTCCGGTGGTAAATCGAATGCCGGTGGTGTGACGAAGCAAAGCGGTTTATTTGCCCAATCAGGCGGCTATCACATTACTGCCGATGAAGTCGAATTAAACGCAGGAGCAATCGCTTCAACCAATCCTGATAACAGCGAGCTGACGACTAACGCTATTACCTTTAGTGATATACAGAACCACAGCCAACACCAAGCGACAAGTGGTTCACTATCGGGCGGATATTCACAATCAAATGGAGTGAGCGGCAGCGCAGGAATGCCGATGCACAGCCAAGGTAATGACAATAGCACAACCAAAGCGATGCTGACGGAAGGGAAAATCACGCTGAACAAAGACAGCACGCCAACGCAAACCACAGCGAAAGCGTTGGGGATTAATACGGAGTTAAGCCAAGCCCACCGAGCAGTTGAACAACCGAAAGATATCAATCAGGTATTGAAAGAGCAACAAACGGTAAGCCAATCGGTGGGGCAAATGGCGGGGGCAGCAAATGTTTACGCCAGCCAAAAAGCGCAAGAAGCGGCAGAAGTGGTAAAACGGGCGGAAACTGAGTTACAAGCGGCAGAAAAAGAGAAAAATCTTGCAAAAATTGATGAAAAACGCACCGCTTACCTTGAAGCCAAAGCGCAACAAGAAAGCTGGAGTGAAGGTGGTTCAAACAAACGCAAAGTGGATGCAGCGGTTGCTACGCTTGGTACGATTTTAGGCGGAGGCAGTGCCGGACAAGCTGCGGTTGCAGCGCTTTCTCCGGAGCTCAATGCCCAAATCCACGAGCTGACAAAAGACAGCAAAACTGCCAACCTACTGGCACACGCCGCTTTATCAGCATTAGAAGCCAAAGTGAGTGGAACAAGTGCCACAGCAGGAGCGATAGCCGGTGCGGCAGGCGAAGCCACGGCAATGCTACTGGCTGAAACGGTGTTCAACAAACAGCCGAATGAACTTACTGCGGAAGAGAAAAACCTACTCAAAGTCGCAGGACAACTTGCGGGAGCGGTGGCTGGACAAGCCAGTGGAGGCACAACGGCGGATATGGTGTTTGGGAGTGAGACAGCGAATAGGGCGGTGGAGAATAACTATTTATTCAGACACGAAGCTGAGGAATTAGCTCGTTTAAGTAAAGAGCGTGATCAATGCTTAGCTCAAGGGGGAGATTGTTCCGCATTACAAGCAAGAATTAACGAATTAGGAGCGTTAGATCGAGAAAGAAATAAGAGATTAGATGAAGCTTGTCGCAATAAAATGACGGCTGAATGTGCAAAAGAGCTTGTTACGCTTTCTTCCGCACATTCTAGCTTCAAAGGATATAGCCCTCGAGAAAATTTTGATCACTGGGTAGATGCCAAATTCCGAGAAGTTTCTGGGCTTCACAGTGAAATGCAAAGTCAAAGAATGGAAAATATTGCAAAACAGGCATTAATGGAAATTTCTGTAAAAGAGCCTGTAGAAAATGCGGCTATCTTGAGACAAATTACTGTGGATGCTTTAAAAGGAGATGAAACGGCTAAAGAGCAATTAAGACAAATAGGCGGTGAAATTAAAAAGGCGGTTTTATCACCGATTGATACTATCTCAGAAAATACTCGTGCGGAATTAAAACAAGCCGATGAATTAGAAGCGGCAGGTTATCGAGATGAAGCCGATTTAATTCGGATGAAAGTTTATTTATCAAATGAATTGACAGCAATTAGTGCTCTTTCAGGTATTGCTGGATTAGCTCATTCAGGTATAAGAAATGTTGGTAAATTAGCACTTAAAGAGGGCGTATTATCAAATAAAGAAGTCAATATTGAATGGGGAAAAGGTATTCAAAAACAAGGAAAGACTTGGGAAGAATATTTACAAAAAATCTTACCTGAAGGAACTCTAGATCTTAACGAAATAAAACCTAATTTCAAAACATTTGATAGATTACTTCCCGATGGAACAGCGATTAGTGCAAAAACGATGGATACGGTAGGTTCAAAAACCTATCAAGATCCAAAACGGATTACTTATCAGTTGAATAGGTATGTTGATGATATGGTTAATTTTAAAGGAGACGGTAGAGGGAAGGAATTTATAACTAGTAGAGATATATCATCTAGAGAAATGTATTTGGCAATACCTTACTCAACTACTAAACAACAAATGGAAGCAATTAATAAATCAATTGATTATGCAAGATCACAGGGTGTTAAAATTATTGTTAAAGAGGTTAAATGA
- a CDS encoding contact-dependent growth inhibition system immunity protein gives MKKHVFLDVTSKYISIQSYLIGRVRLADINRQPIFLDREVCFEELGKAIFLELEKSREIPEKEFMYYWENGELFTSFEKKIDEQIIKTYGYKNHRDICKDSLYLSVQIYNNILYVTPYHQDGLRSYGTVRDKSGKGIEFEYPVGLSDEELGKAVMEAFEYCTSIYKKK, from the coding sequence ATGAAAAAACACGTTTTTTTAGATGTAACAAGTAAATATATTTCTATTCAAAGCTATTTAATTGGAAGGGTAAGGCTTGCTGATATAAATAGACAACCAATATTTTTGGATAGAGAAGTATGTTTTGAAGAGTTAGGTAAAGCTATTTTTTTAGAATTAGAAAAAAGTAGAGAGATTCCTGAAAAAGAATTTATGTATTATTGGGAGAATGGTGAGTTATTTACTTCTTTTGAAAAAAAAATAGATGAACAAATTATTAAAACCTATGGGTATAAAAATCATAGAGATATATGTAAAGATAGTTTGTATCTCAGTGTACAAATCTATAACAATATTCTATATGTTACCCCATATCATCAAGATGGATTAAGATCATATGGTACTGTAAGAGACAAATCAGGAAAAGGAATAGAGTTTGAATATCCTGTTGGTTTATCTGATGAAGAACTTGGTAAGGCAGTAATGGAAGCGTTTGAATATTGTACAAGTATTTATAAGAAAAAATGA